CGATAGTACAAATGCCAGAATGCTTCTGAACTCGTTTTTACTTCAGAATCGTAGGCTGTCAACGAGTTTCGAACGAGACAATCGAATACTTTCAATTCTTCTGTTCTGATCGCTCGACTGACAGTGGCGAATTCACCGGAACCCGGCTCGAGTCACCGATTCTCGGCACACTACGACGCTCAATGTGCGTAAAAGAAGGACGGGTAGGCGAGTTGGAAATCGATGGAAAAGAGAGGGGTCGATATAAACATATCTGCTATGTGTCACAGCCCGAAATACGCAGCCGACCTCAGTCCGTGGTCTTCTTGGCCTTACGTCACCGACGAGTTCGCGAAACAAGGATCTACGACACGAGGAAAGCCACACGCTTCGCAGGCCGCATTATGTGTCTAGGTCAAGCTCGCATAATCGCTGGCGTTAATTCGTGTTCGTAGATCGCGCGACGCACACGGCTCACGTTTTTGTTTCCTCTATAACAAGATATCGCAAGAATTCGTCGAGCATGTAATCGGTGACATAACGAGATATATCTGGTAGTGACGCGACGATAGTTGGGCATCAAATATGACATTTCGTATACACCGTTCATCGCCGAAATTCTTTCAATAGAGTGATTTATTCGATATTTACAGAAGTTACAGCGTTTCAATGAACTATTCGGATCACGAGCGATTAGATCTCACGGACTACGAGACTTTTCAGTCGACACGGTAGATCATACGCATTTTCTTTTCGCTTATTTACAGGGTTTTACGGAACGCGCGAATTCGCATCTTGTCCATTGCGTTCGTCGATCATCGCCGGAAGAGATGGGCAGAGCATAGAACCGCTTCTCCTTGATCTAATTAGAGTATATTACCGTCATGATACTCTGGCATGATATTCTTTACGTTGGGATCATAGCTAATGATAAAGTTACTTTATCACGAGTGCTATCCCACTCTACCAATCGCTATCTTCGATAATCTATCGCTCGCCAGTTCAATTATTTACACAAGTAGAATAAACAGATTTATCCTGCCAGAATAGTATAATCTGCCATTTACTCTACCAATGTAAACTTCGGCTTTCAAGCGATCATCGACGAACGCGTGCTTCGACATTGAACTACACGCTCCAATACTTGTACGCGTTTCACTCCAGTCGGTACGCGTTCAACGTGTACGCGCGGAAAGTTCAATCTACGACTAGAGAAATTCTTTAACCTTCAAACGGCAGCGCCAGTATAATCGTGACTGGATAAACGCGATCACCCATTCGAGTATCAGTTAAGAAGCGACGTGTTCCCATCTTCCGGTAACAGAAATTCAGCAGACGCAGCTCCCAACACCGAGGCAAGCATACGAACTTTGCTCTATCTTCGAGCTGGTGGTGGTAGCGTCCAACAAGGTTGGCTGAGATAGACCAGGCGCAGTCGGTAATTGCGTTCTCTGCGCGCCGTCGTATAAAATCGATGACGCCTCTCGTTCTCTGCCGGTACCATCCGTCGTTTCCTGAGAATACGGTATTCTCGGCAGTTCTTGGTTTCTGGATTCGCTGGAAGTATCGTGAGACGATAAGCGACCGTAGTTTAGAAAGGTTTCTGCGTAGCTCGTTGGTGGATGATGGTGGCTGTTGTTGTACTCGTGCGAGTAATGGGGATGATATCTGTTCGACGGTGTCTTGAAACCGTCGTTGCCGCCGAGGTACTGATGCAGGTGGTGCAAACTGGACGACCCGTACACTGCAATTTTAGATATCGTTGTATGGTTGAACGTTAATAGCTTGATTGTTTGTAACGTTAAAACGAGCGTCCACAGACCTGCCGCGGTATTCGAATACATGGCAAGAACAGCGTCCCCGTATCCGGTCGTGGGATGTTTCCCCAAATCTGAGACGTCATTCGTCGTCGATATTTTGCTGGATATCGACTGCCCTCGAACTCCGTTCTGTATTTCTCCAGGAAGATTCGACGACGCTCCGGAACCGTACGCCATATTGAACAATGCATCTGGGTCGCAGACGAATTTGTAAACGTATCTTTCGCCAGCCACCTTCTGCATTATTCCCTTCTCGTAATAATATCTCAGCGATCTGCTCAGCTTGTCGTAGTTCATCGCTGGTCGATTCTTTTGTACGCCCCATCTACGAGCCACCTACAACGAACGATTAAAAGTTACTTTATCCAGATTCGTTTAACGCGATGCTTTACCTCTTCAGGTTCGATGAGCTTGAACTCCATTCCGCGACCAGTCCACGCGATGCAGGGTGCGTTCGTAGGATCGTCCAACAAGGTCACTAAAAACTGCCATAGCTGAAGAGATCCGCGTCGTTGTTGCTGATAACCGACGGTCATCTCGCTCCAAGGCGACACTCCGGTCGTCGAGGAAGGCCTCTTGCCGGCATAGTCCGCGTTCCAAGAGCTGGGGGAGCCTTTTTTCTGGTAGCAATTGCTCTGTCTCTCCCACGAAGAATTCCTCGCGTCCAATTGAACCCCTAGCTCTGTCCACGTGGGGGTCACGCTTCTTTTCCCGTACACGTCCGAGTTCCAGTTTTCCTGTCGCGGGAAGAAAGCGTCGGTGGAAGCAGAGACCGTCGACTGCCACTGAGATGCTGCGGGCGAGGTGCTGGCTGGTCGACTGGGCGGCGGTGACCCCCTGCTGTTTCTCGTCTCGTTTCCGTATGGCTGTTGCTGATATATCAGACTATTATCTGCACAAATACAAGAATTTTCGGGATCGCCTCGAATTTTTCCCTACCAATAGCGGAACAGCGGATGGCAACTTTAAACCGTCCATCGACGAAATATCGTATTCTACTCTGACTAATAGACGTTCAGTGTTACGAACGGAGTAAGAAAGATACCAGAGAATCGCGGAAAAGAAGAACCATGAAAAAAGGACGAAAGGCAAGGTATTAGCGATTGCACTCACGCACGGTTGCCGGTGAAGTGCTCGTCACACAAACATCGGCAGGAAATTGGTTGATATTCAAAGCCCACGGGGTTGCCGGCTCGGCGGAGCTCGCGGATAGCAGCACCGCCTGGAAATACCGCGTACAGCTCGCGCGATATGTATATTAATCGGGTGCTCTCCTCTCGGGGAGCAGCAGCACCGTCAACATCCCAACGATGCCGTGCTCCCTCGAGCCGAAAAAGCTATTCTCGAACCGTAATCCGGTTACGTTCCAAGTCGTGTACGgggaatattgaaaaattgagaagccTGCGTGGATACCGAGCCGGAACGAGTCTCCAGTTGCGTCCGTCCTCGCGTTGTCTCGATTAAAACGAGCCAACTTTGTGAAAGAGGAAAGAAATATACAACGGTGTAACTGGTCCCTCAGGACCTTGCATTGGACATCATCGTTTCGTACAACCGTAAACGGATCGAAAAGTAATTAAAGAAGatctttttaataatatacCACGCTTAGGATCCTAAGGCAGTAAAATTTCAGTTATCGAAGACGACTAAGAGAGCCTAGGTTATCGATGAAAATGAAGAAGAGGAGGGTTGCGTATAGTTAATTGTGGCGGCAAGTTAGCTTTAGCGGGTTGGTTGGCAATCGTTGGTCGGAACCCGATCTCTCGCGTAGACGAGACAGGCAGGAATTAGGTAGGGTGGGACGAAAGCTACGGGCCAATCTGGCACTCTCTCCTGCGGCGGGGTGAACGGGAGTCGACCTCAACGTGCAAGCGGGGCCAGGAGGCTTTGCGGGTAGTTTTAGATTAAAATTAATCGCGAGCTGATGAAACCGGGTGGCGATGTAGCGACCAGGAAAAGGGTTGAAGCAGGGACTGGTCAGGGGCGGTACGCAGAAGGGTTGCACGGAAAAGAGGACAGCCTTCGCTCTCGCCCACTCTCAGACGAGAAGCTACGTTCTTTCGTCTTTCTCGCTCTTCCTACGGTTTACGAGTCTACCTTGTTCCTCCTACGCTTCTCTTTCTCCTTTTCTCTTCTGTGCGCCTCTCTTTATcccgctatctctgtctctctgatCCCCCGAATTCCGGAGTAGAGGCTGTTTAATAATGCAAGCTCCATTTTCCATCCACCTGATGCCGGTGAAACGCTCTTCTTCTGTTTCTGGGAATTCATGCTGCACGAGAAATACTGCACCGAACGTCGAATCGAATTACGATAAATCGTTCGTTCGGTTGTTGGAATGTCATCATTTTTCTCAAACTTATTGATGGGATTGTATTTTAGAATTAACTCTCTGCGTGTACGTGTatgtaatttatacaaataatgTATGAGAAGTATATTCGAAGATAAAAGATTGTTTGCACAAACGCGTTGACAAATTTCACTTCGACGCAAGCGTATAATACGGAGGAACCGTAGATAGCGAATGGAACTTGACCGCCTCTAATCCTCGTTGATCCTCGTGTTCGTATTAATTAGGGGGATGGTGACCAATCTGTGCCCGTTAACAAGTTATTACTATTCTACTCGATACAGTGATCGTCAGTTCACCGATTTAAACTGGTTGGACGGACGCGTTATACACTTCCTGAAGCGACGTTCGCGAAACGAGGTTAGTGGAAGATACATTTTAAAAGGTAAAGTAAAATTTTGAGCGTAAAAGAACTCGGTAAAACAGAAAGTTGTATCGCATCAGACCATATGCGTTGAAAGGTATCGATAGGTATGAtcctattattaatctaaactGCGTGTAAATAATTGAAACGGCTTAATGGTAGGGAGAATTACCCGAAGAGAAGTAGAAGCATAATTCCCGGGTGACTTGGAAGTAAATGGGTATACGAGGTTGGTGTCGGGCAACAAATATACCAACATAGTTCCTAAAGGATTCGTTTTGGTGTACGTGCGTGAATAAAGCAGGGCTAATCGGTCGGATTACGAAGCATGAGCTTGCAAACTCTTCGTCGGCTCTACCTTTTTAAAACTAGATCGAACTCTATTAGGTAATGACTGTAATCTTCCGAAACGATGGCTCAATCTTTCCAATTTACGACACCGAAAATTTGAAACGTTTTTGATTGTAATATCATCGcgattatcgataatatattatCCCTACGGTACGACCTGTTTGAAAATGATGTCTGATAAGGTGGAATTTTGAGCAATGTTCTTCGTTCGCGAAAGAGCTCGTCGACTCGCAAGCTCCCCGGGGAGAGAATTCTATGCTGTTTCCTTCGTTTAGCAGCTTTCGTTGGATCCTATGAAACGCTTTCGAGTTGAAagcattcttcaattattcacttACGTGTACTTAGTCATGCGTGAGCGAATGCTCGGTAACGACAACGAACGTTATCTGAAATTTTTCGTTGAAACTTCGCCCAAGAATTTATTCAACGACTCGTTGTTCAGAACATGATTCATGGAAGAAACCGATAATCAAGTACGCTGAATTTTAGGACAGCGTTTCTAAGAAACGAAACCGGAAGGAGAATTCGCGCTAGAGCTCGATTAATGGATGAAGCATAGAGTACCACCCTCGTGCTCCAGTTATTTATGGGATCTATGGGGTAGCAGCGAGCCACGTGGATCCATTGTCGAGAGATTTGTCACGCTGTAAGTCGAAGAAGAGGGAATCATCGGATTTGTCGTTACAAATCGAACGAGACTGCTCTATAAAAGCATTGTCCGCCGAACGCTATATTGGACTATCGCTAATTACCCTTTGAGAATGATCGATTTACTTACCGTTTTGAGTATCCTGGCCAGTCGACGTGGGTATACTTGTGACGGGAATTGGCTCTCCGTATCCTCTGTCCACTGGTTCTTCCTTTACAGCGATATTCTTCGTCCCTTCGCTCGTTCGCGAACTCAGTTTGCTTCTGCGTTGAATAAGTTGAAAGTGAGTAATCCTGTCACGCGTCCTCCGCAAATCGTTCACTTACCCAAAACAGTTTGTGCGAGTGTCTGCTTCGAGATCGAGGAAGGTATTGTTCTGAGAATATTGAGAGTAATTGACGTCGTTGATTCGTTTACAGTTCGAAGACTCCTGCTTGACATCTGCGGAAAAAGAAACGTACTGCTTTTCTTCCAAAAGCGCGAATTCACGATTTAGAGAGAGCTGATAAAAACGGAATCGGGTCAAAAAAACATCCGTTGCTAAACTTTATACGAAACATTGACCGATAAACACGGCTCTCTCTTTCCCTCGCGATCGAAAAGTTTGGAAAAGAATGCAAATGACTTGGTACATTGTGTAGAAAGTTAGAGGATGTACGGTCGAACGAATGATCGGAACGATCGAGTAACCCTCGAGGATCGAACGATTTCTTGGAGGAAAAACGACGAGGGCGAGGGGGTACATAAGGGCGCGTGTCGTGGCGGAAGCGAAGGCGCATCGTTGCAACGGCACGTGGGGGTGGGCTCGGGTTCTAATGGGGCCGTAGACGATTTTGCGCGGCCGAGGGTGCGCCCTCGATAAATCAAACAGACTCTGGCCGTGGGAAGCATAAGTCAGAGGCCTCCGGCAATCATTGTATTTGCAAACATCGGAAGTTTACTTGCTACGGGAGAACCACCGACTCGACGACCGGCGAAAGAATCCTGCGGATTTCGCGTAGTTCGCTAAACTTCCAAAAATTATATTCTCTGCACTTTCGTTTGCGTTTGCGAACAAATTTTTGTTCGCTTTAAGCATATAATACACTTCTAGTAACCAGTACACGGTTATTTAAACAAGTGTCTTGAAAAGTATATAACATGTAAAATTCgtcgaaaaatgaatatttgaaacgGTACTATTTCGAAACAATAGTTCGTAGCCAACGAATCGTTTCGCTCGACTTAATGAACTCTGTTTTCTATTTGCTCGATATAACGAAAAAAGTTACACGTTTTTTTATAAAGTTACATTAATATTTCGAGCGTAGCAACATCCGGTAAACAATGTCTCGAATAAAAGTTTATTGGCAAATCTGGCTACACCGTTGAGCGTGTTTACCTTGAAGCAGGGTTCGCTCTAAATGTTTGCTTACGTATTACGTGTACAAACCAGCCGATCGCTCCTCGTATCCATCGAACAACGAATAAAATTAACAGGTGAAGAGTAAATTTGATTTCCCGTCGCGATCCCGTATGTTACAAAGCGCGTAAATGTTGGATGAATCGAGCCGCGAATTAATTCGTACGAAAAGTATTATTACTCTCTCGATTAACGACAATTATTCCCTTTGAGCATTTGCTCGGTGTGTAACGAAATAATGATACTTGGATGTagcttaaaaaatttcgaagggTATTCTCGATGAAGCGTACGAGAGGTTAATCAATGAAGGTTCGAAAAAGAGGGGCGAAAAAAGTCTTTAGACTTAATATAAAGTGCTTCCCCGTGTAACGCGATATCGATAATCGGTGGGAGTCTTCTGTTGATTCTTTCTTGTCGTTTTAAAAACACTAGCCTTGGGCGATGGCGCTGTATTTTTTCTTCGATATTGCTTGGCTTGTTGTTCGAAACGAATTTCATTTTTCGATGAACCAGAAGTCGACTTTTAATatgtttttcaaataaatcaaatagagaaggagggaaagagagagaatTAGCGTTTTCTTAATATCATGACAAGTTTAAACGGAGAATTTAATCGACCACGTTCTCAGTAATTACGATTAAAAGCGATTGAAATTCGGAAATCGAAGATCCCTTAAAATTGCTCGTATGACGTTGCGTCGCGAGAAGCAATCTCGTAGTTTCCTATTCGCTTAAACTGTATCGAAGTTCTTTCCGAATTGGGATTAACTTAAATTGGGTGTAACTTCCGCCTATAAGGAGATTGGCTTCCTTCGTGAGCGTCTGCTTGACGCGATTGGAAGCATAGTAATTAGGTGCACCTGGCGCGAGAAGCTCTCGAATATGCACGCGAAGTATTCGATTCTGTACACTAACTTGACATACGATGAAATTCTGGCACATATTGTTCGCTGTCCTCCGTTTCGCAGCTGCTACCTGGAATAACATTCGTAAAAAGAAAGATATTACACTCTGAAAGCTGTTCACGTGCtaactaaaaaattaactaCGCTAAATAGGtcatatttttaagtattaagtaaaatattcaTTGATGGGAAGAAAGGAAATATCGTAATCTTAATTAATGGTTTACGATCGCTTACTGGGTAGCTGCACGCTTTCTATGAGCCACGTCTGGAAATCCCCTCGTTATCGTTATTATTACATTGCATCTACCGTGCATTACATTACAGTTCGtcaaaataatcaaaattaatgTTCCGAATAATTGTAACGCCGTAACTAATCGTCTTCCAGGAAGATTTACGAACCGTTCATCGGAGGTTTTAAACtcgaataaatgaattttatatcaCTTTGCAAGCTACTATACGCGAATGTCTCGATGAACTTCCAGTTTTTGTTCTATCGAGAAGTTGGAATAGAAGTTAAGCGTTTTTAAAGCATCAGACTTTATTCTTATAATTCGAGTCCTTGCACGTTGCTGACAATATAAAAAGAATTGTACTTTCTCTCCTTTGTGAAATGCTATCAAGTACGAATAAAAGATGAagaaaaaaaatgcaaaaagtTATCCGCCCGAACAGGGACTCGAACCCTGGACCCTCAGATTAAAAGTCTGATGCTCTACCGACTGAGCTATCCGGGCAGCTGACAGCACTCTTCCTAAATCAATAGAAAATGTACTCGTCCCTGGTTTATCAATTTTCTCATTGTTATTAATAACAACATAAATTGTTCGTAATAAAATCTTCTTACCATCTTGAAGCCATGGCTCTTGCCTGTATTCTTGCGCAGTGTATATTTCATTCTCTGAAAGTAATTTCACGTTATTTCAGAACATCGCCTTAAAAAGTGTCATCCtgttaaataacaaattaaattcgTTTATTCATGTCTACGACTTAACCgattaaatgtaaattatgaTAGATTATGTAATTGGAATTCATATGGTTTTTATCTTATCTTAAGAGTGAAAATAAAGTTACACAATTAAATTGATAACGCGTTTAGTTTTAAACCTCAAGAATAATTTGAGTAAAGAACTAGTTATCGGACTACGAATCTACGTTTACGGCAAAATGATTAATGGTTACTCGGAGATAATTATCCCCAGGCGAAATTAGTATAGCCCCATGTCGCGGCACATGGTCTCACTAAATATCCATTGTTCGAATCACGATCGTTAGAAATAACACGAAACCTTCATTAATATATCGTCAGAGTTACACTTTCTAACGAGtttcaattttaagaaattacagTAGTACGCTTGTTAAATTAAATCATAGTAACAGGGAGACACTACTAAAATTATAGAATCcctgatttaatttttaactacttttaaattaatttacaaacaaAGCTTACATGCAAAGTAAAGAAATATCTTGATTCAATAAATTAAAGCATAGTAGATCAAAAGAATTGGCTATTTCCATCAATGGAAACGAACGCGTTAACGCGCAAAGATGATGAACAGTGATAAAATCATCCTTGGGTAATTATGACACGAGGCGACACGATATCTGGACCGTAATAGAATTCCAGAGGGCAGGGATGCAAGAAAGGAACAAAGCCACGAGTACAGGGGATGAATCAGTGGCAAAAACAACCCCTTCGACGTGAACATGTACATAAGAATGCGAGAGAAATCTATGTTGGGGTCCGTTTAATGGGCCTCTAAGATTCGCTACGGGCAGCCACTTGTCAGTAACCTCGTTTTGttcgcagtcacaatcccgtcTGACGAATCGAATTTAGTCAACCTCATAGCTCGTGGATAATAAACGGAGTGTCCGTCGTTGAAGATGTCAATAACGAGATAAAATTCCGATACCAGAAACATGATACAATAACACGTTCATTTTCTGCGTACCATAAGAATCTTGTTGTTCTCCAGCTCTCATTGTCTTCGTCGTGGAAAAGTTCCATGAAAAGGGCAGAAATTTTTTCCTCGAAGCTGAGAGATTCTGTGAAATGTtcgatatttgcaaattttattcttatttagttttaataaaaacttgataactcgGAATTCTTTCGCGAGAGGAAGCATTTGAATTTCAAGAAGAAGAGAAGTTTCGTTCAGTGAcgacatttcaatatttcttcacAGTGAATCGTCGCCGAAAAGGTAGACGGAGAAGGGTGGCAGGGCGTAACGTGATTACGATAGAGAAATTGCAGCATTATAGGTTGTGATTGAGTTAGGTGGAGGCAGTCCATCCTGACTGGCGGTTCACACCACGGCATGCCAATGTTAGATATAAAGTGTCAATCACTGTGCCCAGACGTTGGTGTAGGGTGGTTACGAATCCTATGGGGGTACGACCGGCTTCGACTACCCCATGGGGCTCTTTGCGGCGATAATACGTTGCTTATTGAATTCGTCCTGAGGCTTCTGGTCGGCCCGTTCGATTTCTAGGTCAAGGACAAGGAAAAGCTGCCGATACCGTTAGAACAAATTGACCAATGGCTCTGTTTCCGTTACACCATCACACTAATTACAAACTCTAATCTCATATCACATGACGTGCTTAATAACGTTCTTATACATTTAGATACTTTCTTACTTCTGATGCGTCGATTGACATAGAACCATGACAGTGATTTAACGAATGCgttcatttttacatttgttaatactcttgcTCTTGGGTCGACCACATCGCACTTCAATTTGACATTACATATTTTTGCAATCTATCAACAAACACGTTGAAAATATCACctcattaattttgaacttTCTATTATTTCGCAAACGCATAAACATCCACGGTCTACTCATTAATCTTCGGAGAGCCCTTAGATCAAGTTTTGTGCGATCTTAAAATGTAATTGCGCTGAAAGCCACAGAAAATAATATCATCCTTGATGCGACTATATAAAGATATCGACTCGACTGCCTGCCGGTGACAGGCTCTCTTCGGGGGGTGGTTCGCTCTTTGCCCCGTTTGTACATGGTACGCGTATATACTGCACGTGCTGTACCTTCTACCTCGCTGTGTATTTTCTTCGTGTTCGTGTGTACGCCTGCACGAAGACGCAGCCAAGACTTCGTGTCACTCGATGTTCCCGGGCAAAACATCGTATCAAAGAGCTTCAAAATCGTCGACTCGAGGGGATAGATGGTGACCCGAACGGACTGCCTTTCTCTCCTTCGATTTCGCTCGCGGAAAGTCATCGAGACACGAATAACTTTGAGATTCGATGAACATATCGAACAGCTGCTTCGAATATTCGAAACTTTCTGCGAGTCGTATTTTACTTACCGGGGTGCAGCTTCTCTTCGTTGCTGGTCGGCGCCACCGAATAATTAGTCGGACAGTATCCCGTAGCGACCGTCTGCAGTGGCTCGTTCAGTCTAGTGAATTCTTCGTTTGGCTGAAAAGACAAACGTCCGAATTACACATCATTTTACAAGAGGTAGtgaagttttcaattttgagaAAACTTAGATTGGTTGACTGTACAGAAAAATATATTCCCTGCGATCCTCATGATTCTTCCTATTACGTATAGGGGTTCCGAAACTACGCTTTTAGCGCGTTCTATTTCGAGCACCCTTTAGAAAAGTAATCCTTCGTCCGCGCGAATAGGAAAGGAAAAGGTGAAAGAAAGATGAAGACAATCGGGACGAAATTGACGTAAAATCGCAGGAAAAGGGGGGAAGAAGCACAGTGATTCGAAGCAGAAAGGAATAGCGAGGAACAGGATTTTAAGTAAAGCAACGTAGCTGGCACAATGAGAAAGAAGAAGAGGGAGAACGAGCGAGAGGAGGCAAGGAGGACATCCGGTGAACGATTGGATGGTTTCCTCCTTGCGGAGCAATCTAGTGGTAAAACCGGTTACCGGTTTTGGAAATTCCAATAACGCCGTGTCGCCGTCTGCTTTTCCTTTATGAAGCTTCATCGTGGTCTTAGCCGATCGCTTACACTTTAAATGCCAAAAAAAGTCATTCTACTTTCTCTAGCATGCGACGTCTGCTGTATCGTCCTccgaaaaatatttgcaatatcgTTAATTTGCGTTCAAGCATAAAATTCGTGTCACGAAAATGTAGCTTGTATTTGTACAAGTTAtcgtttttcttttatatttaattagacAGGATATCACCGTTTATGGAGACGTAATCAACTTCCTTTTTCACAGCTTCACGGTCTTACGTTCATTGCTTCGACCCTGGATTTTCCTCTGATCGCAATTAATAGTCATTTATAATTAGTCGCCGCGATGGCTCGGCACTCGTAATCCGCAAGCTGTGCCctctaatataaattttaattgcatTCGCCGGGATTACGAATCAATCTTTAATCCCAGCCAACCCGATATGAGACCCGACTTAAATTAGAGATAAAAAATGTATCCTACTCGAAATCAACGCGTTAACTTTTATCAATAAtgtgttacaaattttaatagtaaatttatCCGAATAGACGCAAAAATAAAGGAACACATTTCGAATCTCGAGAGTTAATCGAGCGAATTTATGAAGCAATGACTCGTAAAGAGAACGCGCAAACATGGTCGCGTGTCGTTTAACTTTTCCGCACTTTTTCCCCTTTTCTTCCCCCTTGACCTTTCCCATCGCGAACGCGTTTCCGTGCAAAAGACGAGCTGGTAAGTGGATCGTTTGGCGGTACGCGTGTCATGTATGTATGCACGAGCAAACGTACGTTTGTACCTAGTGAAAACGAGATACCCATGAATCGGATGGGGAAGGGAGAGAAGAACGCCCCATCGTTCCTGATGATGT
The nucleotide sequence above comes from Megachile rotundata isolate GNS110a chromosome 13, iyMegRotu1, whole genome shotgun sequence. Encoded proteins:
- the Ets96B gene encoding ets96B isoform X2, translated to MNQDQEVPATATDLARLPNEEFTRLNEPLQTVATGYCPTNYSVAPTSNEEKLHPGSSCETEDSEQYVPEFHRMSNVKQESSNCKRINDVNYSQYSQNNTFLDLEADTRTNCFGSKLSSRTSEGTKNIAVKEEPVDRGYGEPIPVTSIPTSTGQDTQNDNSLIYQQQPYGNETRNSRGSPPPSRPASTSPAASQWQSTVSASTDAFFPRQENWNSDVYGKRSVTPTWTELGVQLDARNSSWERQSNCYQKKGSPSSWNADYAGKRPSSTTGVSPWSEMTVGYQQQRRGSLQLWQFLVTLLDDPTNAPCIAWTGRGMEFKLIEPEEVARRWGVQKNRPAMNYDKLSRSLRYYYEKGIMQKVAGERYVYKFVCDPDALFNMAYGSGASSNLPGEIQNGVRGQSISSKISTTNDVSDLGKHPTTGYGDAVLAMYSNTAAVYGSSSLHHLHQYLGGNDGFKTPSNRYHPHYSHEYNNSHHHPPTSYAETFLNYGRLSSHDTSSESRNQELPRIPYSQETTDGTGREREASSILYDGAQRTQLPTAPGLSQPTLLDATTTSSKIEQSSYACLGVGSCVC
- the Ets96B gene encoding ets96B isoform X1, producing MNQDQEVPATATDLARLPNEEFTRLNEPLQTVATGYCPTNYSVAPTSNEEKLHPENEIYTAQEYRQEPWLQDGSSCETEDSEQYVPEFHRMSNVKQESSNCKRINDVNYSQYSQNNTFLDLEADTRTNCFGSKLSSRTSEGTKNIAVKEEPVDRGYGEPIPVTSIPTSTGQDTQNDNSLIYQQQPYGNETRNSRGSPPPSRPASTSPAASQWQSTVSASTDAFFPRQENWNSDVYGKRSVTPTWTELGVQLDARNSSWERQSNCYQKKGSPSSWNADYAGKRPSSTTGVSPWSEMTVGYQQQRRGSLQLWQFLVTLLDDPTNAPCIAWTGRGMEFKLIEPEEVARRWGVQKNRPAMNYDKLSRSLRYYYEKGIMQKVAGERYVYKFVCDPDALFNMAYGSGASSNLPGEIQNGVRGQSISSKISTTNDVSDLGKHPTTGYGDAVLAMYSNTAAVYGSSSLHHLHQYLGGNDGFKTPSNRYHPHYSHEYNNSHHHPPTSYAETFLNYGRLSSHDTSSESRNQELPRIPYSQETTDGTGREREASSILYDGAQRTQLPTAPGLSQPTLLDATTTSSKIEQSSYACLGVGSCVC